AAGCTTCTCAGCAGTCCAATACTCTGAGTAAGGGTCTAATTCATTCAACATAGGTCCGTAACCTGATTCAAAAGAATTAAAGACTGGATAAAGCCTAAGATAAGAACCAATCACCGCTGAAGCTAGTAAAACCACTAAAGATACCAGCATAGTGACGTGTTTTCTTCTCAATCCACGGAAGCCCAAACTCATCTAATCACCTGCTAAAACTAATTAGCTTAAAGCATAATAAAGATAAGCCGTCATAGCCCGGCACAAATGACGCGATTAAGACTGTGAAGAAGATATTATATTGTAAGTGTGTCAAACATGCTCACCTACCCGTAAAAGAAAGAGGGTGTTCAGGTCCTCCCATAAATTATGCGTTCTTCGCTGAAAAGCTTTATTGAAATATACATTAAGCACAGAATAACTAGCAAGAGAGCTACTAAGTGTGTTAACGCGTTATTCAGCATGCCGAGAGCAACGAATTTTATGAATAAAGACGCGTGCGTGTAGGGTACTAGGTATAGTATCCACTTATAGGTTTCGTTGAGTTGTTCGATATCTACGTATAAAGATATGAAGAACACTATAGTGGCGACACTAATTATCACCATCGAAGATGCTTGAGCAGCTCTGTAGCTCCCAGACCTAATCACCGCGGGAGTCACTAGAGCGAGAGAACTTAAGACAGAGAAGTATATAGCTATGAAGTGAGCTAGCATGACACTCCCTGGGATCAAGAAGAACAAGTTGACTCCGTAAACTAGTGAAGGCACGTAAGCAAACAAAAGAAGCCCTAAAGCGTTAGTGAAGCCTGTGAGCAACCCTATTAGGGACGTCGAGACTACTTTACCTAGTATTAGAGCGTGCCTGGGCACTGGCGTACTTAACAGAGCTTCTAAAGTCTTCCTCTCCTTCTCACCTATCACAGAGTCTGTTATGTAAGCTGTTGAGGGGGTAGTAACGAATATGAGGCTGAAAGAAAGAAACCTCGAAATGTAGACCTTGAGTGCTTCCTCGTAACTAACAGGTGCGCCGCCAACCCCCACAACACTTACTCGAGCTTCAACAGGTCTTAAAACAGAATCTACAGAGACGTTTACTCCAGCAACACTACTTAACTCAATCACCTTGAGTGAAGCTAGCCTAAAATTCAAGTCGT
Above is a genomic segment from Zestosphaera sp. containing:
- a CDS encoding ABC transporter permease subunit, whose amino-acid sequence is MNPVYVVIWKELKDMLRDIRTLAVIAFLPLFILPLMSLTSIYAQGLQPGYVAVINYDSSSGNLGGVNITSEDFLREVSGALEKYGFHVLYGAASNVDATIIIREGFAKNLTSLTDRARLELIKTLGSSKADQVESIISNVINDLNFRLASLKVIELSSVAGVNVSVDSVLRPVEARVSVVGVGGAPVSYEEALKVYISRFLSFSLIFVTTPSTAYITDSVIGEKERKTLEALLSTPVPRHALILGKVVSTSLIGLLTGFTNALGLLLFAYVPSLVYGVNLFFLIPGSVMLAHFIAIYFSVLSSLALVTPAVIRSGSYRAAQASSMVIISVATIVFFISLYVDIEQLNETYKWILYLVPYTHASLFIKFVALGMLNNALTHLVALLLVILCLMYISIKLFSEERIIYGRT